From Salvia splendens isolate huo1 chromosome 3, SspV2, whole genome shotgun sequence, a single genomic window includes:
- the LOC121795512 gene encoding wall-associated receptor kinase-like 1 — translation MSLQLLHLILLYSLVSPIASSKLSDFTRTKPGCPGRCGATKVPYPFGIGSNCSIDIPGFSFYCNTTAQPPQLLLRLSDLNHHHVVNISKSSIRIKNPIYTSRCTEDRFAPTNLTTINFTGSPYTMSNLNFVTQVGCTDLTVLEGSVVSGENFVSGCVTFCSSTNFSSGTAANSSCPGNACCQVRIPEGTVYLNVSVSGVANKWENTKDVRCRYSFLGEIDNATVRAVSELYEPDKPRWSFMKARNVVLDWRIGTGGCSRDAVCLDNSSCVNASGAIGGYRCKCLKGYNGNPYLAPGCQDIDECEKNPCHVTGICTNTPGGYTCGCPAGYLGHGGKKTSGCLAVTPKLSKLSIGLISGMGITTLLSASFLLTKFMKKRKNRKRRDNFFKKNGGLLLNQQTSVNDGILGKLRIFTAKELEKATDRFNESRILGRGGQGTVYKGMLSDGQIVAVKRSQLVEEHKSMHVVEQFINEVVILSQINHRNVVRLLGCCLETEVPLLVYEYVHNGTLYHLIHDDKNTEFMFLWNMRLKIAADIAGAVAYLHSATALPIFHRDIKSSNILLDEKYAAKVSDFGTSKSIPVDRTHLTTNVNGTFGYIDPEYFQSNQFTEKSDVYSFGVVLVELLTGLKPIISSPETGEEQKSLVLRFLLSMNENKLDSILDERMGSGEGDKESIAAVAKLAQRCLNLNGKNRPYMKEVAMELDTLRFAQIGITTINRNSTEESSSAKEGTLILSIDDQNYDWTNGFDFPTNSFPDSFPIMFEKELKQ, via the exons ATGTCTCTCCAACTCCTCCATCTAATCTTGTTATATTCCCTCGTTTCTCCGATCGCCTCCTCAAAATTATCCGACTTCACCCGAACCAAACCCGGCTGTCCCGGGAGATGCGGAGCCACCAAAGTCCCGTACCCTTTCGGCATCGGCTCAAACTGCTCCATCGACATCCCGGGTTTCTCCTTCTACTGCAACACCACTGCTCAACCCCCCCAACTCCTCCTCCGCCTCTCCGACCTCAACCACCACCATGTTGTCAACATCAGCAAATCCTCGATCCGGATCAAGAACCCCATCTACACCTCCCGCTGCACGGAAGATCGCTTCGCCCCCACCAACCTCAccaccatcaacttcaccggGTCCCCTTACACCATGTCGAATCTCAACTTCGTCACACAG GTCGGCTGCACGGATCTCACCGTGCTCGAGGGCAGCGTCGTGTCGGGTGAGAATTTCGTCAGCGGCTGCGTCACATTTTGCTCCTCCACCAACTTCTCCTCGGGCACGGCCGCCAACAGCTCCTGCCCCGGGAACGCCTGCTGCCAGGTCCGGATCCCGGAGGGGACCGTGTACCTCAACGTGTCGGTCTCCGGAGTCGCCAACAAGTGGGAGAACACCAAGGATGTACGCTGCAGGTACTCGTTCCTCGGGGAGATAGACAACGCCACGGTCCGCGCCGTTTCCGAGCTCTACGAGCCCGACAAGCCTCGGTGGAGCTTCATGAAGGCGCGGAACGTCGTCCTCGACTGGAGGATCGGGACGGGCGGCTGCAGCCGCGACGCCGTGTGCCTCGACAACAGCAGCTGTGTCAATGCAAGTGGTGCAATTGGAGGATATCGTTGCAAATGCCTTAAAGGGTATAATGGTAATCCTTACCTTGCCCCTGGCTGCCAAG ATATTGACGAGTGCGAAAAAAATCCGTGCCATGTGACCGGAATTTGCACCAATACGCCCGGAGGCTATACGTGCGGATGCCCGGCCGGCTATCTTGGTCACGGAGGGAAAAAAACCAGTGGCTGTCTTGCCGTCACGCCGAAGCTCAGCAAATTATCAATAG GTTTGATATCTGGGATGGGTATCACAACGTTGCTATCAGCCTCATTTCTATTGACCAAGTTcatgaaaaagagaaaaaacagAAAACGAAGAGACAACTTCTTCAAGAAAAATGGTGGTCTCTTACTAAACCAACAAACTTCAGTCAACGATGGCATCCTCGGAAAGCTACGAATTTTCACGGCCAAGGAGTTGGAGAAAGCCACCGATCGGTTCAACGAGAGCCGAATCCTTGGGCGGGGCGGCCAAGGCACGGTCTACAAAGGAATGTTATCCGACGGCCAGATAGTGGCGGTCAAGAGATCGCAACTCGTTGAGGAACACAAGTCCATGCACGTCGTGGAGCAGTTCATCAACGAGGTAGTGATACTGTCACAGATCAATCACAGGAACGTGGTCAGATTATTGGGGTGTTGTCTGGAGACAGAAGTCCCTCTTCTCGTGTACGAGTACGTGCACAATGGCACGCTTTATCATCTCATACACGATGACAAGAACACCGAGTTTATGTTCCTGTGGAACATGCGTTTGAAAATCGCAGCAGATATAGCAGGGGCAGTGGCGTACTTACACTCCGCCACTGCACTGCCCATCTTTCACAGGGACATCAAGTCTAGTAATATACTGTTGGACGAGAAATACGCTGCCAAGGTGTCGGATTTTGGGACATCCAAGTCGATCCCTGTGGACCGGACCCACCTAACTACCAATGTGAATGGAACCTTTGGGTACATTGACCCAGAGTATTTCCAGTCAAATCAGTTCACTGAAAAGAGCGATGTTTATAGTTTTGGCGTCGTTCTGGTCGAGCTTTTGACCGGGTTGAAGCCGATAATATCTTCCCCCGAGACAGGGGAAGAGCAAAAAAGCCTAGTTTTGCGTTTCTTGCTATCGATGAATGAGAACAAACTCGACTCGATATTAGACGAACGAATGGGGTCGGGCGAAGGGGACAAGGAGTCTATAGCCGCGGTAGCGAAGCTTGCGCAAAGATGCTTGAATTTGAATGGTAAGAACCGGCCATATATGAAAGAAGTAGCCATGGAATTGGATACTCTCAGATTTGCTCAAATTGGAATAACTACTATAAATAGAAATTCGACAGAAGAATCTTCATCTGCTAAAGAAGGAACATTGATTTTGTCGATAGATGATCAAAACTATGATTGGACAAATGGATTTGATTTTCCGACTAACTCGTTTCCAGATTCTTTTCCTATCATGTTTGAGAAGGAACTTAAGCAATAA